gtactttaaaaaaaactgcgacAATTATTGGCTAGTTCGGAATGCGTCTAGAACGGAATGTACCTCGTCCAGTACTAGATAGTCACCAAACCATGCAAATGGCCccaaattttaacacaaactgaatattcgcattcgcgaatgtcgatatcagatattcgcattcgcattcgcattcgcgaatgtccaaaaacacacattcgttacatcactagtacttacatacatgtataatatacatgaaacctatgtccagcagtggactatcacaggctgatgatgatgctgTACTTTGAGGCCCAAGCTTACCTTGATGTAAACATTTCCGACCAGATGATCTCCGAGATTGTCACACACATTCATTTCTTCAATCTCTCCATATTTGTCTTCACATTCTACAAACACATCTTCAAAGAAGTTGTCATAATGCTCCTGCATTTCTTCATCAGACACATTGGCAACAACcactgaaaatatacattattttaaaacaaatacactGGGAAGCTTTAGAAAATACTCTTTGgaaataaaaactattgaAACATAGAAAATGATGACAAAGCATTGAAAGCCAACCATAAGACAACATCTCCGTGCTCCTCGCCACAGTTTAGCGATTTGGTTAATAAAAAGTGAAAACCCATACTTACAATGGCTTCCATCAGCAGACTTGGCAGAATTCTGAGGATTGACATACAGATTCTGCAGGAGAACTGTTTGAGAGAATGTGGGTTTATTGTGGATACGGGAACATCTGTCTCCATGTCGACATGCTccgattttaaaataaaatgagcaATTTACTCTGGAAAATACAATTTGgttataattacaaaatacagTACTAACATAAccttactttttaattttgcGTATACATTTTTGGATACGTTATACCGTAATCAAAGTAAGCTGTTAGTACAAACGTTAAAATACACATAAGCCATCACACTTACTTATCCTTCTCTGTACCAAATATAGCCGCCAAATATTCAGCCATCCTTTGATGTTAGCCAAGTGGCCAAACGGTTCAATGATACCCAAACCAGATGAAACTCGACGGAAAAAGTGCCAGTATCTACTGTACTCCTGTTGGTGTAACGACTTAATTCATTCCAAGACAACCGCAAAATCTAAGAAAATTGCTCTATTTCACACCAAGCAACAAAAATCTAGACATCGCATCAAATTCGCGTCcttcataaaattaaacacagaCAGAATAAAAAACGATTTAATTATTCTgtggtaaaaaaaacataggccTCCACACACCCAGGTTGTATTGCAAAACGCTCAATGGTAATCTGCCTAGGCGTATTGTAATATGGTATTGTCATGGCCGCATTCCCATTTGTGTACCAAGTGGCACATAcacaatcataaataaatgttttttctgACTGGTTTGCGCTGCCATCCTACACCACCACACCACACATCGATcccataaaataatatagatGCCCAAATCCTCAGAATAAAAATGGTTTCTCGTTTCGCTTCCTAGCCGTGCGTCGTTATAATCATTGTTCATGCTCAACAAACACCCATAATGTGTCATGGATATGATAGTAACTTacttagaataataacggcctcGGGCTTAGCTCGGCGTCCGTCACTTGATGACTTGAGTCTGTGAACAATAAACTGGCAACACTGATTACTGGCCGTTTTCTGTCAAACGGCGGCGGGTCGGTTGTGCTGTGTtcgtgaaaattatttttgtgaatattatatttttgtatttagaTAAATGGGATGGGGGACTgataaagcattttttatctAGATAAGGGCAAGCCATGATTGTCCTTAGCATTTAGTCGCGTTTGGAACTCGACGAGTGTTACATAGCGGTCCAATACTGCTCTCGTGGACTCCGGTTTTCCGTGACACTTTAGCGGTTCGGAACTTTTTAAGCACTTTAAAATAACGAGTGCGGACTTTTCAGTGGAAACAAGTACTTATTTCATCCATATACTGTTAATAAAGTTGTAAAAGTGGTTTTTATATATCTGGGCACTTGTGGGAGCGTGTCACGATGTCTTTGAACTCCACGCTTGACAACTTTTGCGGTTCTCAATTTTGGGTAAGTTGTTTGACCTTGCGTTGTGTAATACCTGCCAACAAGTTTTGATTTACCTATGTACGTATAGATTGCAAAGTAATCATAAGTATGATGTATAAAGGGCTTAGGAGGCAAGTCGCCCACAAAATATTTAGTCCGCGGGCGAGTTTACACTTTTTAATTGAAGTTGAAGGTAACTGGCCTGAAGGTTTCACAAAAGAGGGCCAGTATACACGAAGACAATTATTAGTGGTAAATTGGTCCGAactgaaaaagttttaattttttattacccgactgccgaaggaggagggtaatgtttttcgattgtatggttgtatgtatgtatttgtttgtctgtttctttgttccctcttGTAGCCTAagcggcttgatagattttgatgtacctatgaggtatcgttataAGCGTATTGATTgtgcgatggttataggctgtgacgttacattaaaatgtacatagcgccctctagaggacataaagtgatgatcgaaaaaatatgatttttccaactatgccgtgtggggtatcaaatgaaagggcttgattagcacattacaaaaatatgcatattgtaggtaagtatttaaatcacaacaccaaaattattgaaataaaaaaatgttcataaactaaaactactgacataaaatttcataaaataaaaacaactaaaaagttataaataaaaaaaatataattataaacaaacagaaaacccgactgcacgctaaaaagatgaaaacaagccccaatattaatggaaagtatcgcaggcggggaccagcagagggttcaccatttagctgaatgttacttagataggtacatacattgtgtcggtcaagttggtcctgCCTGCCATaatttccattaacattggggcttgttttcatctttttagcgtgcagtcgggttttctgtttgtttataattatattttttttatttataactttttagttgtttttattttatgaaattttatgtcagtagttttagtttatgatcatttttttatttcaataattttggtgttgtgatttaaatacttacctacaatatgcatatttttgtaatgtgctaatcaagccctttcatttgataccccacacggcatagttggaaaaataatattttttcgatcatcactttatgtcctctagagggcgctatgtacattttaatgtaacgtcacagcctataaccatcgcgcaatcaatacgcttctaacgatacctcataggtacatcaaaatctatcaagccgctTAGGCTACaagagggaacaaagaaacagacaaacaaatacatacatacaaccatacaatcgaaaaacattaccctcctccttcggcagtcgggtaataaaaaattaaaactttttcagtTCGGACCAATTTACCACTAATAATTGTCTTCGTGTAAACTGGCCCTCTTTTGTGAAACCTTCAGGCCAGTTACCTTCAACTTCAATTAAAAAGTGTAAACTCGCCCGCGGACTAAATATTTTGTGGGCGACTTGCCTCCTAAGCCGTATAAAGTTACCAACTTTTCTTATAAGATTAGGGTTAGAAATTttgcaagtacctacttattggcttataaatattttgttgtgttttattttaagaagTCCATACCTAGTTACATATAACATTTGCGGTTACTTTCTTTGCACTGTTTCATGATTGTATTCAGAAAATGGTTAAAGCTACTTTTAAACTTACGTTTGACAGAACAGAGTTCAGGAGTCCTTTTTACCACATTACCcacaattatatttattggaTTACCTACTACTcaataattaatgtaaattgttttattacttgatataaagaaaattacaaTGTTAAATTAAACAGGATTTTCGAAATCTATCACATTGATTAATTGGATCTGTTACCCTAGAAAATTCACTCTTTTAACTCTGGGAAATTTATGTTCAAGAATTTAAGTAtcgtttttttacattctaaatttaataacCAACTGACCCAGTTATTTTGTCCTGTTTCCATAGAAAATTTAcatgtattattatagttaaattagttatttataccACCTATTTATACTAGTGTTGCAAATACCACTATTTTGTACTAGTAGTCTAATGTGTCTATTATTGTCCATACACATTTTTCAatgtttaaacttttattatattttttcatctttTTTTAATCTAAAGAAATTATAGTTTTGGTGGGTTTATACTACAGAAGTTGTTTACTAAACCCAATTTTAACATGTGTTAAGTTtgtgataattatttattaattaaataataattattatgggaCCATAAATTGGAGAACTAATACAATTAAACTAATAGGCCATACTCAATTCAGGTGTAAAAAAGGGTGTATTAACACCAAcattcagaaaataaatagttcaAAGGTGCAATCAAGAGTTAAAAATATCAGTAAACTGGAATAATCAATAACATCTGTGATATTGAAATAgttagataaaattaaaaacttgcTCAGTTCAAAATCACTCTTTAACTGTCCCCtttcatcataaaaaaatgttaagttgCCTGCTAATGTTCTGCATCAGTTCTTATTTACTAGGTAGCCTACCTAAACTTAATTATCAAATCATCAATCTAGCCATAAAAGTCAAATCATCCAGTTcctttttatacctacaactttatttaatttatatttaaaaaaaaatagcgaaagattatttaattagtcTCTGCAAGACACATGAATTGACTGATAACACAACAGTAGGTGGTACTGATTACTTCTTAAAATAGGCACCTACTAAAACtactaaagtaggtaggtacaccaTCCCTCTCCGCCAGATATCGGGCGTAAATGTAGTGTAACGGTGCCACTCCCAGTGTCCATAGATGATATACATCTTGCCTAGGTCGATCTTTAGTTAAACCGGCTATACATTCCTCTTCCTGATTGAGCACAGTATACCTAGCCTTAGACCCGACAGACGCCAAAGTTTaatcacataataataaaacacttcagattttttatttaaaactatatGTCTTGAATGTTTCCAAGAATGAATGACGTAATTTTTGCGAATGGTGAAGATAAGCGGCTCTTGAAGATACCTAACTTAAGTTCCGTATCCAATAGCACGGTAAAAATCAAACTTGAAACTTTGTCAGacctacctatgtaggtattctaaaaaaaagttgcaaaAAATGTCGTAAGTAATTTCTTTCTTCGTGATGTTTCATCACTTTTTCATCGTGATTCTATGAATACTTCATAATAATTACCTTTTCGATTCAAAGTAAATCCTGCTTTCACTCTAAAACCTAAAAACTGCACGAAAGTTGCCATTGGCGATGCAAAGGTTGTGGGCAAAAGCTAGTATTGTACTAAAATACCATGTACGGTAGGTAGTCTTAATTGTCTATCGTGTGTAGGCGAACTTAATTTCCTCCAAGCTCCACCACCAGACCCCGGTATCGTCGGCGTCGTCTCGTTGCTACACAGTTTTTTCGGTTCAAGAGCACAATAAATAACCAATAAGGTTACTCTACCTCTTCAAACGACCAACgacaatagggaatatgcaattggttcaaataaaggtcaaatattatttataataaactttgttgtttcataactacgactccatcattatttttgattataatttatttttgagcgagtaaatgaagttgaaaagtacaaaaaaacttcggtaaattctaacttccgagaaacgtcacccattttcttagggcggatgtgacgtcataattctttatatatcaatctcagaataataacttctttgcgtttgcgtatagttaaataaatgtcaagtgtaaacaaagaaatgttaatgtcaccgagttatttgtgatgctcgttgtgatcagatacgatagatcacataaaaattcttccaatacgagtagatcctagcctcctataacctctccacttcttgtttgatatgcttgtttgtttgcaaagtttaggacgtttaatattttttgttggtagtgtatgggctgccactagttgttctattgtaatgaggcgtaaacagccattcgctagtcaacgagccactcaaatatgctccatattgtaacataataaaattaaatttgtattgtaagtattatgacatgaacatgacacaagttgctctttctacttttaggttataatggcagtcgttagtatatttcaaaagttgttatttttttctaaattaagttatggaagaattctcgtaatcagaagaactggacacattaaatttattacgcagtatgaacgagtaaactgtggccagctgcggaaaaggacagcaaagactattgaaaagtcgagagccgtgtgcccaaatattagggaatatgcatatatttttaaactcttattcgatagtttagataagggggtttagacctttgatatatgcacaatggttccattcaagagagccaggtgcaggttcttacacccccacagataatagaatagaatgacccactaaccctagtctctcttactgagaaccaaagttacagtaagtacttacatacaatacaaatattactttatattcatattgccataatagcgtaatattgtgtacaaaggtcctctggtttgcgcgctcccatttcaaaagagccactagcagctatttacgagctcccattacaaaacagccactggtcacactttattaccattacaaaacagccactgatcacactttatacacttcctttttcgtttgttaccatgacaacattggtttgttgaaaatacaaaagtactctgtgattacttgatgaggtaaaaaatctatgccgactgacgggactcattattctgagccgtgaaattaaacgattatgacgtcacgacagcccgccatcctgacgggaatttcaaagtggtcgtgatggttgtaattttttaactttctttaaaataccttaaattacttattttggcgttgaatttttttttactataataaagtgatgtaaaactatccaataaaagtataaaaaaaaattacgcatattccctattttCATGCAATCGGTTCGTTCGTGGTTAGCGTAGCGGgtctgaaacttagtttttcgtaatgTAGACAGCCCCCAAGCACAATTATTTGTGACGGAAACGCACATTCTCGAGCGAGTCGTCCGTGACCTTACGGCATTTACTGTAATCATCCTCCACCGTGAATAGAACCAGTTTTTTATAACAACACAGCATAATAGCAACGAAAAGCGGCGGAATCGAATGATGgccgccggcggcggcggcgtccaCCCACTGTGAAGCGCCGactaaaataactaaatagtACCAAtatctatacaatacatatacctatatctATCATATGCCCTGAAAGgaataattgatttataatttagCAATTTAATAATGGTTGCTAGGTCGTACGTAAAGTACGTATCTCCTTTATGATGATTTTCTAACAGTATTCCACCCTACCCACCTATTAATAGAAAGAGACAGATCGTGGTAACTGGTTCTCTTGATGCTCCGTCTGTTGTCGAGAGATGTTTTCCACTTGTTACACTAGTGATTAaacaatacatttttttaaggtAAATGTCTGGGAGGTTCTTAGTAAAGTCTATACCGAAATAAGAAGTGGGTCATTCTTCAGATACCTCCGTATTATTTCATTCCCTTATCGTGTTTTATCTGCAACGTTATTCTGGCTGATATTTTCGCTGTTACCTACCTAACACTAGCACCTACTAAACTAGTCTCTTATCAAGAGAAAGATTAAGAcatatatttatgatttatcTTAGTTTGTATCACCTACTTCTACCTTTCCATGAACATAGAGTCAGAGAAATTTCTCGAACTGAATAATTCTTCTCCCCAGACGCAACCGTAGTGGCTCCTACGGACTTGACTAAAGATAACTTCAACCAACCTATGATTGAAATTGATGCAATAAAATCATCTTTTAGCCTTGATGCAGCCGACTTAAAAAGATCTAGCGGCCTTTGTACTTTATTTCTAGTGTCAAGGATGGCGTTAATCATATCATAGGTACTTGTAACATAATTGCTTGACTGCATCGAATCACAACgtcggcttactatactatagtaataaaattatacgaaAATATAGAAGAACACACACATTTCTTGGCACTTTCCAaacttgtaattttttaaacttGCCATCTTTCTCCCATGTCCCGTGTCCCTTCTGGAATAAAAAGGTATTATAAGGCCCGTCTGTGTTTTAGCTGTGTATTAGCTTACCAGGACGAGAGTCAGAGGCTTTATCAAAATCAGTTCAGCCCAGCATAGGTTATGTGTTATAAGgtcatttattttagttatattatttttgcggAGGTTTTACTAAGTTAAAGTTAAACCCTCGTAGCTTTTAAAGTCGTAATAATACTCGTAATTGtagtgtaaataaaacaagttAGCTACACAGTGACAAGCTGCCCATGACAATAACTTTGTTGCTCAAGTCAATTAGGCAGGGACGTCATACGACACACTAGCTTACGCGCTCTGCTGAACATTCCCATGCTGTTGACCGGATATTTCTTccattatttcatttaattacgGTAACGGTAGTTTGATTGTAAGtgttagtaaaatatataatatgtagatGCACGATGAGCAAAAATAAAGGCGCCTTCTCATACGCCCTATTAGGCTATGGCCCTGGGTTCTCTGGGCAGTTGGTGACAACTAATCTAACTTGCTATTAATTTAACCCCCTGGATAAAACGATAGTCTCACTATGATAATAATGTACAAAGTTGTGGTATCACACGCAGTTCCCTCATCAAAGAAAGTATTTTCACACATTCAGCGCAATTATCACCCAGCAAATCTACGTAGTACTATCTCTTGCAACATGCGCTTGAACACTTCCTCTTGTCTACAGGACAGCAACCTCACGTGGTACACGGAGGACCCCACGTTCACGCCATGCTTCGAGAAGACCGTGCTCGTCTGGGCGCCGTGCCTCTTCCTCTGGCTGGCCTCAGTGTTCGAGGCCTACTACATCCTCAACAGCAAAGAGGGCGTCATACCGTGGAACGTGCTCAACATCACAAAACTCTCGCTCACCAGTTTGTTAATAGTGCTCACGTTTGTGGACCTCGGTGTGACAGTGCACAAGACGTCGGAGGAGCAGCCAGTGTATGACGTGGACTATTACAGTCCCATTGTGAAAATCTTGACGTTTGTAAGTATCAGTGATGAGTGCCAGTGAATGGGGAGTCGGAGACAGCGATATGGAATATGTTTCATTGAtgaaagtatataatataagatAGTTGCGTGTATTGGACTCGATTGGCTTTCGATTCATGAGAATTCAGAGTGTTTGAGTGTCCATCAATCGGGCCTCAAAGAGGCTATATAGACATAAGATTGGTTGTACTTTGCACCGACACaattttcatttgtttataatttacgtTTGCAACGGTTC
This window of the Plutella xylostella chromosome 12, ilPluXylo3.1, whole genome shotgun sequence genome carries:
- the LOC105391708 gene encoding splicing factor U2af 38 kDa subunit isoform X2, yielding MAEYLAAIFGTEKDKVNCSFYFKIGACRHGDRCSRIHNKPTFSQTVLLQNLYVNPQNSAKSADGSHLVVANVSDEEMQEHYDNFFEDVFVECEDKYGEIEEMNVCDNLGDHLVGNVYIKFRREEDAEKAVNDLNNRWFGGRPVYAELSPVTDFREACCRQYEMGECTRSGFCNFMHLKPISRELRRYLYSRRRSGRKSRSRSPKERRRRSKSRERRRDAPPRASRSGRY
- the LOC105391708 gene encoding splicing factor U2af 38 kDa subunit isoform X1 — protein: MAEYLAAIFGTEKDKVNCSFYFKIGACRHGDRCSRIHNKPTFSQTVLLQNLYVNPQNSAKSADGSHLVVANVSDEEMQEHYDNFFEDVFVECEDKYGEIEEMNVCDNLGDHLVGNVYIKFRREEDAEKAVNDLNNRWFGGRPVYAELSPVTDFREACCRQYEMGECTRSGFCNFMHLKPISRELRSLPCSRYLYSRRRSGRKSRSRSPKERRRRSKSRERRRDAPPRASRSGRY